In Spea bombifrons isolate aSpeBom1 chromosome 12, aSpeBom1.2.pri, whole genome shotgun sequence, the following proteins share a genomic window:
- the LOC128469611 gene encoding von Willebrand factor-like, with protein MARWNTQIFARLLMLGLSMSWFYHTEAVPTAVPCPPNTVYGCMRQCYSNCDNLNSTYEACIEICKLGCDCPEGYVFQSKDSKVCVPVSECAVSCPEGMDFIPCYRFPLQTCDTLGIHYVPSRYCRPRCVCKEGYVLSNDPKPHCIKKTLCPNYLKPTV; from the exons ATGGCTCGCTGGAATACTCAAATATTTGCGCGGCTTCTAATGTTGG GTCTGTCCATGTCTTGGTTTTATCACACGGAAGCTGTACCTACTGCAG TACCGTGTCCTCCTAATACAGTCTACGGCTGCATGCGGCAATGCTACAGCAACTGCGACAACCTGAACAGCACCTACGAAGCCTGCATTGAGATTTGCAAACTCGGATGCGATTGCCCGGAAGGCTACGTCTTTCAGTCCAAAGACTCGAAGGTCTGCGTGCCGGTCTCTGAATGCGCGGTCAGCTGCCCCGAAGGCATGGACTTCATCCCATGCTATAGGTTCCCTCTCCAGACCTGCGACACGTTGGGCATCCACTATGTACCCTCCCGTTACTGCAGACCCCGCTGCGTGTGTAAAGAGGGGTACGTCCTCTCCAATGACCCCAAGCCACACTGTATAAAAAAGACCCTGTGTCCCAATTACCTAAAACCCACGGTATAA